The Podospora pseudocomata strain CBS 415.72m chromosome 3, whole genome shotgun sequence genome window below encodes:
- a CDS encoding hypothetical protein (EggNog:ENOG503P4IZ): MMSSDLSSSHDAWASTPPKVTRPNPCCEPPNLLGECMFLGFVAILGITCVLLCKLILWLFHVEIDFGQPAWLQWLQRPEKQDVNTWLNGQKSIINFSFAGVSKPQDTLHLRAAANENIALAFNITNSLTTASTSTHKNFLKMASGTINRPGRDWIKLFEKATSTLTAELPRDTSQPLHLAEATRITCLKVVLIDNFQISSDSLPRDSLVIITDEINNQWLKAKSSSEKPVISSLLIHHLTALQRRDPRCLCWPFDQLKPEEILSMIMPQYETLWRVVMVTYILAFHLYPSPTLPSRISSVPECLGTNSLEEREALKLAKEGLRLTPSNKRIYRHTPSSSFKIKADLELMHRHPSIWGPTALEFSPSRFDNLSPLQTEAYLPYSLRPHRCPAFGGFGDRMVTCLVVAMGRVLDTKAGKVFNTEPTKRAGVVDTGRDGLEGWRYQRG, translated from the exons ATGATGTCGTCTGACCTATCTTCCTCCCATGATGCTTGGGCAAGCACACCGCCCAAGGTGACGAGACCAAATCCATGCTGTGAACCTCCGAACCTCCTCGGCGAGTGCATGTTTCTCGGCTTCGTGGCTATTTTGGGAATCACTTGCGTGTTGCTCTGCAAGTTGATTCTGTGGTTATTCCACGTAGAGATAGACTTTGGACAGCCAGCCTGGCTTCAGTGGCTTCAACGACCTGAGAAGCAAGACGTTAACACCTGGCTCAACGGCCAAAAGTCAATCATCAACTTTTCCTTCGCTGGCGTCTCGAAGCCACAAGACACCCTCCACCTTCGTGCAGCAGCCAACGAGAATATTGCCCTTGctttcaacatcaccaaTTCTTTAACTACCGCTTCAACTTCGACCCACAAGAATTTCCTGAAAATGGCCTCTGGTACCATCAACCGTCCAGGCCGAGACTGGATCAAGCTCTTTGAGAAAGCCACTTCCACTCTCACAGCTGAACTCCCCCGCGACACAAgccaaccccttcacctAGCAGAAGCCACCCGAATAACCTGCCTCAAAGTCGTGCTCATCGATAACTTTCAGATCTCTTCGGACAGTTTGCCACGGGACTCACtggtcatcatcaccgacgAAATCAACAACCAATGGCTCAAAGCCAAGTCGTCTTCGGAGAAACCCGTGATATCATCgcttctcatccaccacctcactgCCCTACAACGCAGGGACCCCCGGTGTTTATGCTGGCCATTCGACCAACTAAAGCCAGAGGAAATCCTCAGTATGATCATGCCCCAATACGAAACACTCTGGCGCGTCGTCATGGTCACTTACATCCTCGCCTTTCACCTCTATCCTTCGCCTACCCTTCCATCAAGGATCTCTTCTGTTCCCGAGTGTCTCGGGACGAATTCTctcgaggagagggaggcccTCAAACTGGCAAAA gAAGGCCTCcgcctcaccccctccaacaaacGCATCTACCgccacaccccctcctcctccttcaagaTCAAAGCCGACCTCGAACTCATGCACCGGCACCCCTCCATCTGGGGTCCCACCGCCCTCGagttctccccctcccgcttCGACAACCTCAGCCCCCTCCAAACAGAAGCCTACCTGCCTTACTCCCTCCGCCCCCACCGCTGCCCAGCCTTTGGGGGGTTCGGAGACCGGATGGTGacttgtcttgttgttgccatgGGTCGAGTCCTCGACACAAAAGCTGGCAAGGTCTTCAACACTGAACCGACAAAGAGggctggggtggttgatacagggagggatgggttggaggggtggagaTACCAAAGAGGGTaa